From one Synechocystis sp. PCC 6803 substr. PCC-P genomic stretch:
- a CDS encoding type II toxin-antitoxin system HicA family toxin yields the protein MLPEINICQISFASKEESLQQTFQTLVKFWGIQLISYETVPKRKKLIALLKNSPNNIRFSDVCKLLELEGFYLERITGSHHIFKKNDIILVIPVHNKKVKSIYIRRILEIIEKK from the coding sequence TTGTTACCTGAAATTAATATTTGCCAAATCAGTTTTGCCAGCAAAGAAGAGTCACTTCAACAAACATTTCAGACTCTGGTAAAATTTTGGGGAATACAATTGATAAGTTATGAAACTGTGCCTAAAAGAAAAAAACTCATTGCGCTCCTGAAAAATAGTCCTAACAACATTAGATTCAGTGATGTCTGTAAGTTACTGGAGCTAGAAGGCTTCTATCTTGAAAGAATCACAGGTAGTCATCACATTTTCAAAAAAAATGATATTATTCTGGTTATTCCCGTCCACAACAAGAAAGTCAAGTCAATCTATATTCGCCGAATCCTTGAAATTATCGAGAAAAAATAG
- a CDS encoding caspase family protein, with protein MTFDRRTFLRSGMALGLGSWAWAWSGRNMGQSLASNTNQKWALLLAAGQGNGANGDRRGLMGCTTDRQLLGEVLTGRYGFDQAKIAGLDPQGITLSALEILFDEHLRQQVQKGDPVVVAFSGYGSYNPPAAMTPNPTWEQALPHLGLFLDGEGEDNFLPLTTLINWLQSLKTKQVYLVLDCGFSTGVEEFEGNLRGRSGGRGGPIPPEVNPSNPPTKASLGNITLISATSPGQTAVEVQLGKQSAGLFTLALTQSLWENSSTSVMASLWDHSRNLLVPRLGTEQIPQWRSPNNSPDFLAPTTLTTGGEGMVTGLISGNSLQSQIVALAPLVQKRALVHSCYLTFPATETGSDLNSTDNSLWQVQSVKGQSATLTAITKTSSTKAESATSSTEANGGESKKEMLVGSALREIYRAIPKNLALTVALAHDLERIERVDATSAFGAIAAVETVINAGEGSADCVFGRLEAHRYSLFTEGGNPLQPLTKSESSGAVKTVIGALDPCLNRLLALKWLTLLANGNSTQLGAGIKLVQQTSGDNPLPRLIYQWRSTRYPYPPQDNNPGNGGNGIPNAPPSFLPAVATNQALQCELENFSNETLYGCLIGVNNRGLSVAAILRPDLKLLQGKEQLTWPSPEDPLWIIGGDKAIAHWFLILSRFPLAGTATALGQQITGNNSIDPPSLESHPPRVLPLKNLLPVVLALVQDLTAHGVTVAPVPDDMILLSTADWLSLPIMYQVI; from the coding sequence ATGACCTTTGACCGACGGACATTTTTACGTAGCGGCATGGCCCTGGGCCTTGGTTCCTGGGCCTGGGCATGGTCCGGCAGAAATATGGGCCAATCCCTCGCATCCAACACCAATCAAAAGTGGGCCCTACTGTTGGCGGCGGGGCAAGGTAATGGAGCCAATGGCGATCGCCGGGGATTGATGGGATGCACCACCGATAGGCAATTGCTGGGGGAAGTTTTAACGGGGCGTTACGGTTTTGATCAAGCCAAGATTGCCGGGTTAGACCCCCAAGGTATTACCCTGTCAGCCCTGGAAATTTTATTTGATGAGCATCTACGGCAACAGGTGCAGAAAGGCGACCCAGTGGTGGTGGCCTTTAGTGGTTATGGCAGTTATAACCCACCAGCAGCCATGACCCCCAACCCGACCTGGGAGCAGGCTCTACCCCATTTGGGACTATTTCTAGACGGGGAAGGAGAGGATAACTTTCTACCCCTCACTACCCTAATCAATTGGTTGCAATCTCTCAAAACTAAGCAGGTCTATCTTGTGCTCGACTGTGGTTTTAGCACTGGGGTGGAGGAGTTTGAGGGCAATCTCCGGGGTCGTAGTGGCGGTCGGGGTGGGCCAATCCCCCCAGAAGTTAACCCCAGCAATCCCCCAACCAAAGCAAGTTTGGGCAATATCACCCTAATTAGTGCCACTAGCCCTGGGCAAACTGCGGTGGAAGTTCAACTGGGCAAGCAGTCAGCGGGACTATTCACTTTGGCCCTCACCCAAAGTCTTTGGGAAAATAGCTCCACCAGTGTGATGGCCAGTCTGTGGGACCATAGCCGCAATTTACTGGTTCCCCGCCTAGGGACAGAACAAATTCCCCAATGGCGATCGCCAAATAATTCCCCTGATTTCCTCGCTCCCACCACCCTAACCACGGGAGGAGAGGGAATGGTAACTGGCTTAATCAGTGGCAATTCCCTACAAAGTCAAATTGTGGCCCTGGCTCCCCTGGTGCAAAAGCGGGCTTTGGTGCATTCCTGTTATTTAACTTTTCCAGCTACGGAGACGGGGAGCGATCTTAACTCCACGGATAATTCCCTCTGGCAAGTGCAAAGTGTTAAAGGACAAAGCGCCACATTAACGGCGATCACCAAAACTTCATCGACCAAGGCCGAGTCAGCGACATCCTCAACGGAAGCCAATGGCGGGGAAAGCAAAAAGGAAATGCTGGTGGGCAGTGCCCTGCGGGAAATATACCGAGCTATCCCTAAAAACCTCGCTTTAACAGTGGCCCTAGCCCATGACCTGGAACGCATTGAGCGGGTGGATGCCACCAGTGCCTTTGGGGCGATCGCCGCCGTGGAAACAGTGATTAATGCCGGGGAAGGTAGTGCAGACTGTGTGTTTGGCAGACTGGAAGCCCATCGCTATAGCCTCTTTACCGAGGGGGGAAACCCTTTGCAACCCCTGACTAAGTCTGAGTCCAGCGGGGCGGTGAAAACTGTCATTGGTGCCCTAGACCCCTGCTTGAACCGTTTGCTGGCCTTGAAATGGCTGACCTTACTGGCCAATGGCAATAGCACCCAACTGGGGGCCGGCATCAAACTGGTGCAACAAACCAGCGGCGATAATCCCCTGCCCCGCCTAATTTACCAATGGCGATCAACCCGTTACCCCTATCCTCCCCAGGACAACAACCCCGGCAATGGGGGCAATGGCATACCCAATGCTCCCCCCAGCTTCCTGCCCGCCGTGGCCACCAACCAAGCTTTACAGTGTGAATTGGAAAACTTTAGCAATGAAACCCTCTACGGTTGTTTGATTGGGGTGAATAATCGCGGTCTGAGTGTGGCGGCCATTCTCCGTCCAGACCTAAAGTTACTACAGGGCAAAGAACAACTGACCTGGCCTAGCCCAGAAGATCCCCTCTGGATTATTGGTGGAGACAAGGCGATCGCCCATTGGTTTTTAATTCTTTCCCGTTTTCCCCTGGCCGGCACTGCCACAGCCCTAGGACAACAAATCACCGGCAACAATTCCATCGATCCCCCCAGCCTAGAAAGCCATCCCCCCCGGGTGCTGCCATTGAAAAATTTGCTCCCTGTGGTACTAGCCCTGGTCCAAGACCTAACCGCCCATGGGGTGACGGTGGCCCCAGTCCCTGACGATATGATTTTACTATCCACCGCCGATTGGTTAAGTCTGCCCATTATGTATCAAGTCATTTAG
- the clpB gene encoding ATP-dependent chaperone ClpB, which produces MQPTDPTKFTEQAWDAIVKSQEVARRYKNTNLEVEHILLALLEQDMGLAARIFQRAAVDGEGLRQQLEIFTNRQPKQAYVEQLYLGRSLDVMLDRADAARSSWEDKFISVEHLLVGFAEDDRVGRKTLRAFNLDPQDLELAIKAIRGSQKVTEPNQEEKYEALDKYGRDLTEQARQGKLDPVIGRDEEIRRVIQVLSRRSKNNPVLIGEPGVGKTAIAEGLAQRIINGDVPESLKNRQLISLDMGSLIAGAKYRGEFEERLRSVMKEVTNSDGQIILFIDEVHTVVGAGGREGSGSMDAGNLLKPMLARGELRCIGATTLDEYRKNIEKDPALERRFQQVYVKQPSVDDTISILRGLKEKYEVHHGVKITDSALVAAATLSHRYIQDRFLPDKAIDLVDEAAARLKMEITSKPVELEDIDRRLMQLQMEKLSLEGEEKRPGLGADKSSKERLEKIQQEITELEGQQQELSGQWLSEKQMLEEINTLKEKEQELRLQVEKAERATDWEKAAKIKYGELEVLQHDIEEKESKLLEIQGSGNTLLREQVTESDIAEIVAGWTGIPMNRLMETERQKLLQLEGHLHQRVIGQKEAVAAVSAAIRRARAGMKDPSRPIGSFLFMGPTGVGKTELARALAGFLFDSEEAMVRIDMSEYMEKHAVSRLIGAPPGYVGYEEGGQLSEAVRRRPYSVVLLDEVEKAHLDVFNILLQVLDDGRITDSQGRVVDFRNTIIVMTSNIGSDHILSLSADDADYDKMQKQVLQSLRKHFRPEFLNRIDDLIIFHTLKRDELRRIVVLQIKRIEKLLDEQKITLSLSDAALDHIVSAGYDPTYGARPLKRAIQRQLENPIATKILENTFVAGDKILIDCVDGQLIFDKEIEPTTLPEEPEENITAVEVEVLSS; this is translated from the coding sequence ATGCAACCTACTGATCCAACCAAATTTACTGAACAAGCCTGGGACGCCATTGTTAAATCCCAAGAAGTAGCCCGTCGTTATAAGAACACAAATTTGGAAGTAGAGCATATTCTGCTGGCGTTGTTGGAGCAGGATATGGGTTTGGCGGCAAGGATTTTCCAGCGGGCGGCGGTGGATGGCGAGGGACTACGGCAACAGTTGGAAATTTTCACCAACCGGCAACCCAAGCAGGCTTATGTAGAACAACTTTACCTGGGGCGTAGTTTGGATGTGATGCTAGACCGGGCCGATGCCGCCCGTAGTAGCTGGGAAGATAAATTCATTTCCGTTGAACATTTACTGGTGGGGTTTGCAGAGGACGACCGGGTGGGGCGCAAAACCCTCCGCGCGTTTAACCTTGACCCCCAGGATTTAGAGTTGGCCATCAAAGCGATTCGAGGTTCCCAAAAGGTGACGGAGCCAAATCAAGAAGAAAAATATGAAGCGTTGGATAAATACGGACGAGATCTGACGGAGCAGGCCCGCCAGGGTAAGCTAGACCCAGTGATCGGTCGAGATGAGGAAATTCGTCGAGTTATTCAAGTACTCTCTCGGCGTTCCAAAAATAACCCTGTCCTGATCGGTGAACCGGGGGTGGGCAAAACGGCGATCGCCGAAGGTTTGGCCCAACGGATTATCAATGGCGACGTACCAGAATCATTAAAAAATCGGCAGTTAATTTCCCTGGATATGGGCAGTTTAATTGCCGGGGCTAAATATCGGGGGGAATTTGAAGAAAGACTGCGGTCAGTGATGAAGGAAGTGACCAATTCCGATGGGCAAATCATCTTATTCATTGATGAAGTCCATACCGTAGTGGGAGCCGGTGGTCGCGAAGGTTCTGGGTCCATGGATGCAGGGAATTTGCTCAAGCCCATGTTAGCCCGGGGGGAGCTGCGGTGCATTGGGGCCACCACATTGGATGAATACCGCAAAAACATCGAAAAAGATCCTGCTTTAGAAAGAAGATTTCAACAGGTTTACGTCAAGCAACCTAGCGTGGATGATACGATTTCCATCCTGCGGGGTTTGAAGGAAAAATATGAAGTACACCATGGGGTCAAAATCACCGACTCCGCCCTAGTAGCAGCAGCTACCCTTTCCCATCGCTATATCCAAGATCGATTTTTGCCCGACAAGGCGATTGATTTAGTGGACGAAGCAGCCGCCCGATTAAAAATGGAAATTACTTCCAAACCGGTGGAATTAGAGGATATTGACCGACGCTTAATGCAACTACAAATGGAAAAACTTTCCCTAGAAGGGGAAGAAAAACGTCCTGGTTTAGGAGCTGACAAATCTTCCAAAGAAAGACTAGAAAAAATTCAGCAGGAAATTACTGAATTAGAGGGTCAGCAACAGGAATTATCCGGTCAATGGCTGTCGGAAAAACAGATGCTGGAAGAAATTAACACCCTCAAAGAAAAGGAGCAAGAGCTAAGACTTCAGGTAGAAAAAGCTGAGCGGGCCACTGATTGGGAAAAGGCCGCCAAAATTAAGTACGGAGAGTTAGAAGTCCTCCAACATGACATTGAAGAAAAAGAAAGTAAATTACTAGAAATTCAAGGCTCCGGTAATACTCTTTTGCGGGAACAGGTAACGGAATCGGACATTGCCGAAATTGTCGCCGGTTGGACGGGCATCCCCATGAACCGTCTCATGGAAACGGAACGGCAAAAATTATTGCAATTGGAAGGTCACCTCCATCAGCGAGTGATCGGTCAGAAGGAGGCAGTAGCGGCAGTTTCTGCGGCCATACGTCGGGCTAGGGCCGGCATGAAGGACCCCAGTCGCCCCATTGGCTCTTTTCTGTTTATGGGGCCCACGGGGGTAGGTAAAACGGAATTGGCTCGGGCCTTGGCCGGGTTTCTGTTTGACAGCGAAGAAGCCATGGTGCGGATTGATATGTCCGAATATATGGAAAAACACGCCGTTTCCCGTTTAATTGGAGCTCCCCCCGGTTACGTGGGCTACGAGGAAGGGGGACAATTATCGGAAGCAGTGCGCCGTCGTCCCTATTCCGTTGTGTTGTTGGACGAAGTGGAAAAAGCCCATTTAGACGTGTTTAATATTTTGCTGCAGGTCTTGGATGATGGCCGCATTACCGATTCCCAGGGGCGGGTGGTGGATTTTCGCAACACCATTATCGTCATGACCAGTAACATTGGCAGTGACCATATTCTCAGCCTTTCCGCCGATGATGCCGACTACGACAAAATGCAGAAACAGGTATTACAATCCCTGCGCAAACATTTCCGTCCGGAATTTCTCAACCGTATTGATGATCTAATTATTTTCCATACGTTGAAACGGGATGAGTTGCGTCGCATTGTCGTCCTACAAATTAAACGCATCGAGAAGTTATTAGACGAGCAAAAAATCACGCTTTCTCTTTCCGATGCTGCCCTGGATCACATCGTCAGTGCTGGTTACGATCCCACCTACGGAGCAAGACCTTTAAAACGTGCTATTCAACGACAGTTGGAAAATCCTATTGCCACTAAAATCTTAGAAAATACTTTCGTTGCAGGGGACAAAATTCTCATTGATTGTGTGGATGGTCAGTTAATCTTTGATAAAGAAATAGAGCCCACAACATTACCAGAAGAGCCAGAAGAAAATATCACAGCGGTGGAAGTCGAGGTTCTTTCTTCATAA
- a CDS encoding NAD(P)/FAD-dependent oxidoreductase has translation MRELLYCEVPTPATAEVVAWLQGNWSPLVGQKLPTEQGLRLRGSSGQSSELSIFVWSLQRTTYLKCVRWGDTSFPQETAIAKELRRALGQKFPPTYPVPPAIDLDRQNIFQALQDRYPETVKFFQKFPQGEYDLKRVYWWEQRWRDNVANPQTPRQVVSQTSTVTAIAPATPEFDLIYLGGALGSVHAAVMARLGYRVLLIERLPFGRMNREWNISRDEFQRLIDLNLFTPEEFESVIAREYRDGFNKFFDAYNPPHLKANVLHTPTVLNIALDSAKFLAICGHKLQQAGGIIWDETEFINATIDPNKVVVHCINLENNQTKLAQARLLVDAMGTASPIAWQLNGGKTFNSVCPTVGAVVEGLDPVVWDNAYGDVLNSHGDISRGRQLIWELFPGAGDEMTIYLFHYHQVNRENPGSLLEMYEDFFSILPEYRRCNLEKLTWKKATFGYIPGHFSTSAQDRTIALDRLMAIGDAASLQSPLVFTGFGSLVRNLAKLTDLLHTALQYDLLQAKQLNQIRAYQSNIAVTWMFSKGMMVPTGKQLPPQQVNAMLNTFFGLLADSAPTVAETFIKDRTTWLLFSRLALKAASKNPQLLFWIWQMAGTEDLLKWLLVYFDFSRQALLNALFRFWYPQWLINSRNWLEKLSPQLWFSLLCFGYQIQPKLAQQSK, from the coding sequence ATGCGTGAACTGCTCTACTGTGAAGTCCCCACCCCTGCCACCGCTGAAGTTGTCGCTTGGCTTCAGGGAAATTGGTCGCCCTTAGTGGGGCAAAAGTTGCCTACGGAGCAAGGTTTACGGTTGCGGGGTTCCTCCGGCCAAAGCAGTGAACTATCCATTTTTGTGTGGTCTCTACAAAGAACTACCTATCTTAAGTGTGTGCGTTGGGGTGACACTAGCTTCCCCCAAGAAACGGCGATCGCCAAGGAATTAAGGCGGGCATTAGGGCAAAAATTTCCTCCCACCTATCCGGTCCCACCGGCGATCGATCTGGATCGGCAAAATATTTTCCAGGCGTTACAAGATCGATATCCTGAAACGGTTAAATTCTTCCAAAAATTTCCCCAAGGAGAATATGACCTCAAGCGCGTTTACTGGTGGGAACAACGGTGGCGGGACAATGTAGCGAATCCCCAAACCCCTAGGCAGGTGGTCAGTCAAACCTCCACGGTAACGGCGATCGCCCCTGCAACCCCTGAGTTTGACCTAATTTACCTGGGCGGGGCTCTGGGTTCAGTCCATGCGGCGGTGATGGCCCGGTTGGGTTATCGGGTACTGCTCATTGAACGATTGCCCTTCGGCCGAATGAATCGGGAATGGAATATTTCCCGGGATGAATTTCAGCGGTTAATTGACTTAAATTTATTCACCCCAGAGGAATTTGAAAGCGTCATTGCCCGGGAATATCGAGACGGGTTTAATAAGTTTTTTGATGCCTATAATCCGCCCCATCTTAAAGCTAATGTGCTCCACACTCCCACTGTATTAAACATTGCCCTAGATTCGGCTAAATTCTTGGCTATCTGTGGACATAAACTCCAGCAAGCAGGGGGAATTATTTGGGATGAAACTGAATTTATTAACGCCACTATTGATCCGAACAAAGTGGTAGTCCATTGCATTAATTTGGAAAATAATCAAACAAAATTAGCCCAAGCCAGATTGTTAGTAGATGCCATGGGTACCGCTTCTCCCATTGCTTGGCAATTAAATGGCGGTAAAACTTTTAACAGTGTTTGTCCCACGGTGGGGGCCGTGGTGGAAGGCCTAGATCCGGTGGTTTGGGATAATGCTTATGGTGATGTGCTCAATTCCCATGGAGATATTTCCCGGGGTAGGCAGTTAATTTGGGAATTGTTCCCCGGAGCAGGGGACGAAATGACCATTTATCTTTTCCATTACCATCAAGTTAATCGGGAAAATCCTGGTTCTTTGTTGGAAATGTACGAAGACTTTTTCAGCATTTTGCCGGAGTATCGTCGCTGTAATCTGGAAAAGTTAACTTGGAAAAAAGCTACCTTCGGTTATATTCCTGGTCACTTTAGCACCAGCGCCCAAGACCGTACCATTGCCCTAGACCGATTAATGGCGATCGGGGATGCCGCTTCTCTCCAATCTCCTTTGGTGTTCACTGGGTTTGGCTCTCTAGTACGGAATCTAGCCAAATTAACGGACTTGTTGCACACAGCTTTGCAGTATGACCTGCTCCAAGCAAAGCAATTAAATCAAATTCGGGCCTACCAAAGTAATATTGCTGTGACTTGGATGTTTTCCAAGGGAATGATGGTGCCGACGGGGAAACAATTGCCGCCCCAACAGGTTAATGCCATGCTCAATACTTTCTTTGGTCTATTGGCAGACTCGGCCCCAACGGTGGCGGAAACTTTCATTAAAGACCGCACTACTTGGCTATTATTTTCTCGCTTAGCTCTTAAGGCTGCTAGCAAAAATCCCCAACTATTGTTTTGGATTTGGCAGATGGCTGGCACCGAGGATCTACTAAAATGGCTGTTAGTTTATTTTGATTTTTCCCGTCAAGCTTTACTCAATGCCCTATTCCGCTTTTGGTATCCCCAGTGGCTAATTAATTCCCGCAATTGGTTGGAAAAGCTTTCTCCCCAACTATGGTTTTCTTTGTTGTGTTTCGGTTATCAAATTCAACCAAAATTAGCTCAACAATCCAAGTAA
- a CDS encoding branched-chain amino acid ABC transporter permease encodes MNFGYLIFLITSAATYGIFALGLNLQWGFAGLINFGHVAFMTLGAYATTLLSLRGLPIPLAVLVGMGLAMALGLLIGTSTLRLREDYLAIVTIGVSELIRLIANNEEWLTQGTFGVQSFPWPMDFNPTLLSRIVFVIWLTVLTIYAESILIKSLLKQWKEGKKIQGKSYQPRKPLALLIWGIITTALILTAYVPGVVSLYNYSGKAGLMLLALTLLALTYAGLEFWVHSPWGRILKAIREDEEIPRALGKNVFWYKLQAFMGGGAIAGLAGALFAWQLTSIYPSNFDTLLTFNAWIIVVLGGAGSNAGTVLGTIIFWAYDSLTRFLLPQIAFLDQSQAGALRVMVIGLILMVLMVWRPQGILGKKEELTLGR; translated from the coding sequence ATGAACTTTGGCTATCTGATTTTTTTGATCACTTCCGCCGCTACCTACGGTATTTTTGCCCTGGGCTTGAATTTACAATGGGGCTTTGCCGGGTTGATTAATTTTGGCCATGTCGCTTTTATGACCCTGGGGGCCTACGCGACCACCTTGCTGAGTTTACGAGGTTTGCCCATTCCCCTGGCAGTGTTGGTAGGGATGGGATTGGCCATGGCGTTGGGTTTGCTCATTGGCACCTCTACCCTCAGATTAAGGGAAGATTACCTGGCGATCGTTACCATCGGCGTTTCCGAGTTAATTCGCTTGATAGCCAACAACGAAGAGTGGTTAACCCAGGGAACTTTTGGGGTACAAAGTTTTCCCTGGCCGATGGATTTTAACCCCACATTATTAAGTCGCATTGTTTTTGTGATTTGGCTCACAGTTCTCACTATTTATGCTGAAAGTATTTTAATTAAAAGTCTCTTAAAACAGTGGAAAGAGGGTAAAAAAATCCAAGGTAAGAGTTATCAGCCCCGTAAGCCTTTGGCTTTGCTAATTTGGGGAATTATTACCACAGCGTTGATTTTAACTGCCTATGTGCCTGGGGTAGTTTCTTTGTATAACTACTCTGGTAAGGCGGGGCTAATGTTATTAGCTTTAACCTTGTTGGCCCTTACCTATGCTGGTTTGGAATTTTGGGTCCATTCCCCCTGGGGTCGTATTCTCAAAGCCATCCGGGAAGATGAAGAAATTCCCCGGGCCCTGGGCAAAAATGTTTTTTGGTATAAGTTACAGGCCTTCATGGGTGGCGGGGCGATCGCCGGTTTAGCGGGGGCATTGTTTGCTTGGCAATTGACCAGTATTTACCCCAGTAATTTTGACACGTTGCTGACTTTTAACGCTTGGATCATTGTGGTGCTGGGGGGAGCGGGCAGTAATGCGGGCACGGTGTTGGGCACCATTATTTTTTGGGCCTATGATTCCCTAACCAGGTTTTTGTTACCCCAAATTGCTTTTTTAGACCAGAGTCAAGCCGGAGCTTTACGGGTTATGGTCATCGGGCTAATTTTAATGGTGTTAATGGTGTGGCGACCCCAGGGCATTTTAGGCAAAAAAGAAGAGTTAACCCTAGGGCGCTAA
- the pyrH gene encoding UMP kinase: protein MSYQRVLLKLSGEALMGDLGYGIDPAVVGTIAQEIKDVLQAGVQLAIVVGGGNIFRGVKASAAGMDRATADYIGMIATVMNAMTLQDALEQMDIPTRVLTAIAMQEVAEPYIRRRAIRHLEKGRVVIFGAGSGNPFFTTDTTAALRAAEIDAEVVFKATKVDGVYDSDPKTNPNARRFTTLTYSHVLAEDLKVMDSTAIALCKDNNIPIMIFDLGVPGNIVRAIKGEAVGTLVGENCEVS, encoded by the coding sequence ATGAGTTACCAGCGAGTTTTGTTGAAATTGAGCGGTGAAGCCCTCATGGGAGACCTGGGCTATGGCATTGACCCCGCTGTGGTGGGAACGATCGCCCAGGAAATTAAGGATGTTCTCCAGGCCGGGGTACAGTTGGCCATTGTGGTGGGGGGAGGCAACATTTTCCGGGGAGTGAAAGCTTCCGCTGCTGGGATGGACCGGGCCACCGCCGACTACATCGGTATGATTGCCACGGTGATGAACGCCATGACCCTCCAGGACGCCCTCGAACAAATGGATATTCCCACCAGGGTGTTAACGGCGATCGCCATGCAGGAAGTGGCGGAACCTTACATTCGTAGGCGGGCCATCCGTCATTTGGAAAAGGGCCGGGTAGTAATTTTTGGGGCTGGTTCGGGTAATCCTTTTTTCACCACCGACACCACTGCCGCCCTGCGGGCCGCCGAAATTGATGCGGAAGTGGTTTTCAAAGCGACCAAGGTGGACGGGGTCTATGATTCTGACCCCAAAACCAATCCCAATGCCCGCCGCTTCACCACTCTGACCTATAGCCATGTGTTGGCCGAAGATCTCAAAGTCATGGACAGCACGGCGATCGCCTTATGCAAAGATAATAATATTCCCATTATGATCTTCGACCTGGGGGTTCCCGGTAACATTGTACGGGCCATCAAAGGCGAAGCAGTCGGTACGTTAGTTGGAGAAAATTGTGAAGTTAGCTGA
- the frr gene encoding ribosome recycling factor has translation MKLAELKDHMQKSVEATQRSFNTIRTGRANASLLDRITVEYYGAETPLKSLATIGTPDASTIVIQPFDMGSIGTIEKAISLSDLGLTPNNDGKVIRLNIPPLTAERRKELVKVAGKLAEEGKVAIRNIRRDAVDEVRKQEKNSDISEDEARDLQEEIQKLTDQSTKRIDELLAAKEKDITTV, from the coding sequence GTGAAGTTAGCTGAACTCAAGGACCACATGCAAAAAAGTGTTGAAGCGACCCAGAGATCCTTCAATACCATCCGCACCGGCCGGGCCAATGCCTCCCTGCTAGACCGGATTACTGTGGAGTATTATGGCGCCGAAACCCCGTTAAAATCTCTGGCCACCATTGGCACCCCCGATGCCAGCACCATTGTGATTCAACCCTTTGACATGGGCAGTATTGGCACCATTGAAAAGGCCATTTCCCTGTCGGATCTGGGTTTAACCCCCAACAACGATGGTAAAGTCATTCGTCTGAATATACCTCCTCTGACAGCGGAGCGACGCAAAGAACTAGTGAAAGTAGCAGGTAAATTGGCGGAAGAAGGCAAAGTGGCCATCCGTAATATTCGCCGGGATGCGGTGGATGAAGTGAGGAAACAGGAAAAAAATTCGGACATTTCCGAAGATGAAGCCAGGGATCTGCAAGAAGAAATCCAAAAATTGACTGATCAATCCACCAAGCGTATTGATGAATTGTTGGCGGCTAAGGAAAAGGACATCACCACGGTGTAA
- a CDS encoding type II toxin-antitoxin system HicB family antitoxin has product MNYPIVIYPCAEGGFVAEIPALCGCLAQGETLEETLEELMIVKDLWLETAQTHNQKLPSLEAEIAKIKMLSAA; this is encoded by the coding sequence ATGAATTATCCAATTGTTATTTATCCCTGTGCAGAAGGTGGTTTTGTCGCTGAAATTCCTGCGTTATGTGGCTGTTTGGCCCAAGGAGAAACCCTAGAGGAAACTCTAGAAGAATTAATGATAGTTAAAGATCTCTGGCTAGAAACAGCCCAGACCCACAACCAAAAACTGCCTAGTTTGGAAGCAGAAATTGCCAAAATTAAGATGTTGAGTGCCGCATAG